The segment CACTACCAAGAAAAGGATACCTAAAAACCTTGCCAGAAACCAATACATGCATGTTTTTTCATCTTTTTCACCGTAGAGAAAAAGGATACGAAAGGAAGGTTCATGTTTGCTACATTAACCAAATAACCAATACATGCATGTTTTTTTTCACCTTTTTTTCATACTAAAGAAAGAGAGTTGTACGTACACAAGTGGCCTTACTAATTAATAGGGACCAAAATCATCTTGTCCACCCTTTTATGTGGGCACCCACGTTTCCACATAGATATTTTCTTGTGGTCTCCTGATGCGAAGATTCAATTACTGGATGAATATTTAAAGCCTGGTTTTGTACAACAATGAAcctaaaaaacataaatttattattttagtggTTACATGTTGATTGTGGAAAATAATCTGGATTCAGTTATATTTAGATTCAGTTACAATACTGTCAATAATGTTTTCCACGAGTTAATTAGGATCCATgcaaaattttgagaaaacaaGTTAAGAAATTACCAAATGTCATGCGCCATTTGCAGAACAATAGAAACTACTAAGGCCCCAATCCAAGCGGACGTGCTGGCCGGCCCAATATTAATTTGTGGCCGATAATAAGAAGCTGCTTTATGAGTCAGTGTTTTCAAATCTACTCACACTGGCAGCCTGTAATCTATGTCCTAGTGGTAAACTTCTGTTTTGCCACATTTTCTCTCTTAATAAAGAATTTGACTTTCAAGCCCAAACATTATAGACCCGCTTACTTTTGTCAAGCCATTGAATCAAAACCCAATCATAATTCACTATTTTTACTGAAAGTTTTACCGAACTATGCATTTCCTTTTTGCGTATTCAATAAACTACCAACTGGTTGAGTGGGTTGTTGCTAAATGGGTATTTTAAATAGATCTGTTTAACAAAGTTCCAATATGTGTTTAGTAGGCTAGTAGCTGAACTATGAGTGAGCGGTACAGTCTATTCGACAAGCGAATTCTAGAACAACTTTCCAGTTAGgaaatttgtcaaaaaaaaactttccagTTAGGAAAGCTAAACAAGTCGATAATATCATGGAAAGAGGAGAAAAGGTGAATCATGAGATCTTTACCACATGCTCTCTTTGTTCCTttctaatttataaaattatatatttttaaaagtgatTATATATTTCTGTTTACAAATCATGCTTGCGTGCACCTGCAAGTTGTCAACTACAATAGTTTAATAATGAAAAGAATATTGAGTAAGATAGTATTATAATAACAGTATTCAATAATTAAAATTCGAAATAAACAACAGCAAAACAAGATAAGTTGAAACGTCAGTATGATGCTTAAACTATCAAAATTCAAAAGTGTTGATCTTTATAATTTATGCAAATCAGATGCACTAAACCCGTCATGGGTGTGGTTGGAAGTTGGAAGAACGATAGTTAAATTatgttataaattaataaaaaaactcattttcgAAGCTTTAAAAGAAATAGTTTGACTTgttatataaaatagtatataaatataattttaaaagaaataccTAAAACAAATTCAATTAATTACATGAAAGAGGCCGAAAACCATAATTATAGTCGGCCATGATTTTATAATTCCTTTTTTGCGTAAACTGGGACAATACTATACAAATGTGGGAGTAGCTGTGTAACACACAAAGAGAGACATAGAGATCTAAAAATGTTTCTTGTTCAAGTGATGATCATCCCTTCTCTCTATTGTACaaataattataacaaaaaaatactataaacCTCCCCTATTTTGTATCCAAGAAAAGAATAACTATGCACATGTACATCTCAATCTCATTGTAGAAAATCTGTAAGAGAAGCTTGTATATCTTCTAATGTTCGTCCTTTGGTTTCGGGTAACATTGCATAAATAAAGACTATACCCGCAGCGCAGATACTAAAGAAGATCAAGAATGTTCCTGGAAAATAGTATACTTCGAATTAGGCCTACTTCGAATATTAGATAAAGGAAGTAATGaagttttgataattttttcaGAGATTTAATTGACCATATAACATACCTGATGCGTTCCATTCTATCATGAAATTGAACGCGAAAGCTATAATCCAGCTAAAGGACCAGTTGGCTAAGGTAACAATAGTCCCAGCTGAAACTTTAACATTCATTGGAAAAATCTGCAAAACCAAAATGTTTTACCATTTAAGAGATGAAAAAGTTATATTCACTTTGAGAAGTAGGTTATGTTGGTTTATAACCTCGGACATGATGATCCATGGTAAGGCTCCCATGCCTACGGCAAATGCAGAGATGAAGCCCTGTTTCATATGAAAGTAACATGATGTAAGAATCAGATCAATTTTATACAAAGAGCATTGCTTGTTTAGTGTAGAAAAATATGCTATACATACCACTACACCGATGCATGTAAAAATAGGAGTAAGCTCATCGAGCATGCCATATGACTGTCCAAGAAGAACAAAATAGAAATGATAAATATAACATTTCAAAATTCGAAGTTTGTATATCTTGTTTTGGTAAAAAGAATTATTAATTTTACCCGAAAGCTGAAGGAAAATGCGAGGAGCAAGCTACAAAGGCACATTCCACTAGTAGAGGCCTGtaattaaaatatcattcattTGTTGTTAATAAGATGATAAATTGATTTGCCTCGTTTCACATTTGATTAGAAAAGATAGCAAAGCTATACCAGTAGAAGAGGCCTTCGGCCCATTTTCTCAACCAAAATCAGACCCAATAAAGCTTTTGGTATCTACAAAAAAAGAACACATGATGCATAAGACATTTTTGAACTGTAGTCCTTGGAAGGTTTTTTTGGAGAAACTATGTGCAAAGACATACCATGATCGCTGCGAGAATCATTGAGCCAATGTCGCTTGGAAATCCTGTCAAGAGAAATAAAGATCTGTTACTCACAAATGAAGACAAATACATTATCATTACATGTGGAACAGAATTTGTCTTACCTCCTTTATTAAATACGCTACCGACATAGAACATAACCCCTGAGCTTCCAGAGAGCTGTTGCAGAAGCATTAGCCCCACACCAATCTGAAAAAAATGTGTCATAAACTTTGAGTAAACGGCGAAAGAGGACAAACATTGACATCTTTCAACACAAAAACGTTATAGAATAACTCACAACAAGAGATGGAGCATATCTCCTCTGGAACAAATCCATAATTCTAGATTTTGGTCCTTGATCAAATAACACCATGGTTTCCTACAGTTTCAAATAACAAAGATTTGATTGTTAGTCAAGTTTTGAGTTGAAACAACAAGAATTTTAAAACAGAGTTGTAATACTTTGATAGCGTTGGCTTCTTCAGAGACATCAGCTTCATCTCCACGGAGAAGCTGCAATGAAGCTTTACATTCTTTGTCACGTCCCCATTTCCCCTAACATATCATTTATACCACATTGAAGACTATATCACTTCACaagttttattataatttttttaaaatagtgtTCATTAAGCTCTAAGCATACCAGTAATCTAGGAGACTCTGGAATGAAGAACAAAGTCACAACTTGCAAAGCACATGGAATCAGACCTGAAAAAAGAAACCGATAAAACTTAAAATCATTCTTCTCCCATCACTAAAATTGTTAGGAAAAGGAAGAAATAAGCTTACCAATTAAAGCCAAATTACGCCAATGAACAAAGTTTCCAATGACGTAGTATAATGAACACCCACAACTTTGCATCAGCTGTAACAACATTTTGGCAATTTCCAATATCATTAGTATCAGAATATATTTTCTAGCTAAACTAATATAATTCTCTGATTGTTTTTAAATTACCTGATTAGAAAATACAAATGCTCCTCTGACATGTTTTGGTGTTATTTCTGCGATATAAACTGGTATCTGGTTGCAACAGAGTTAAAAAAAGTCTCAGTTTAAactaacaaaaatacaaaatttaatcaataaagagagttaaaaaaataattaccaCGTAGCTAAATAAACCAACTGCAAATCCAGTGGAAAACCTTCCAGCATCTAGCCAAACTGTGTCCGGTGCAAATGCTATTGCAAGCCAACCGGCGATGCAAAAAACTTGAGCAAACCACATTGTCTGTTTtgaaagaacaaagagaaaatCAGTACAAGAAGTTTTTCACCACAtatagtaaataaaataaagaggaTAGAGATGGTAAGTTTTAAATTACCCCTTTTCTACCAATGAGATCTGAGACTTTTCCACTAAAGATGGCACCAAACATGGCTCCAAAAGTCATTAGTGACCCAAACATGGAGTACTGAAGTAGTTAAAAAAGAGAACAAATGTGAGTAAAACATGTAATTAGACTTTGAGTGAAACAAGAGTCATGAAtatggtttttggttttcttaCTTGTGCAACCGAGAGACCTAAGTCTGTTGTGATCCCTGTTTGAGAAACTGATGAATAACCTGcctgtaaatatcatataacTTAATAAAACATGAATCACACAGAAATTTTGAATACAAAGGAACCAGAGATTTTGACTAACCGCACAGCCAAAGCAGAAAGAGCCACAAACAGATACAAAGGTGCTGAAGATCACAACGGCAGTGATACGACACTCGTTGATGTCGTTTCGGTTCTTGTTCAGTAACAACCCAGCTTCAAGGTTTCTTTGGTTCTCCGACATAGTCATCTTGAGTTTCTCGATCAGGATTCTAAAAAGGGCTTTCGGAATATTTGCCAAAATATACTTTTTTGCTTATCTTTGAAGACTGAGTCGGAAAGAAAAGGTCATTTATATTCCTTAAGTAGTGGATGAAGGAGAGCCATAGGTCAGCTTCCATCTTTTCTTTCGTGTCACGtttcttttttggttttcattatttctatttttgctATTTGAAATGTTTAATAATTCTATTGGTTCTTTATTTGACTATTTTATTCCTTGAAGACTTTTGTTAGCTGTTGACGTATGGTTTTTAAAGTACGTGATTAATTATCTTTATCTATTTTCTTAAAAGAACTTGTTATCTGATAGTGATCTCTACCAGAATAAAAAGGTAATATTGTGAAATTTTGTGACGAATTATATATGTGATAATGTCTAGATAGACTTATGAATCTATATTGCATAAACTAA is part of the Brassica rapa cultivar Chiifu-401-42 chromosome A09, CAAS_Brap_v3.01, whole genome shotgun sequence genome and harbors:
- the LOC103843370 gene encoding sugar transporter ESL1; this translates as MTMSENQRNLEAGLLLNKNRNDINECRITAVVIFSTFVSVCGSFCFGCAAGYSSVSQTGITTDLGLSVAQYSMFGSLMTFGAMFGAIFSGKVSDLIGRKGTMWFAQVFCIAGWLAIAFAPDTVWLDAGRFSTGFAVGLFSYVIPVYIAEITPKHVRGAFVFSNQLMQSCGCSLYYVIGNFVHWRNLALIGLIPCALQVVTLFFIPESPRLLGKWGRDKECKASLQLLRGDEADVSEEANAIKETMVLFDQGPKSRIMDLFQRRYAPSLVIGVGLMLLQQLSGSSGVMFYVGSVFNKGGFPSDIGSMILAAIMIPKALLGLILVEKMGRRPLLLASTSGMCLCSLLLAFSFSFRSYGMLDELTPIFTCIGVVGFISAFAVGMGALPWIIMSEIFPMNVKVSAGTIVTLANWSFSWIIAFAFNFMIEWNASGTFLIFFSICAAGIVFIYAMLPETKGRTLEDIQASLTDFLQ